In a genomic window of Occallatibacter riparius:
- a CDS encoding NCS2 family permease encodes MLKQLEGYFEFQRLGTNWRTEIVAGLTTFLTMAYIVLVNPNILHETGMPLAAVTAATCLSAGFASILMGVFARYPLALAPGMGLNAYFTYTVCLKMHIPWQIALGAVFFSGVLFLLLTAAGVRQMILRAIPPELYAAVAGGIGLFIAFIGFQHAGLIAADPNTMVTMGNIRNPSSVLALLGLLIMVVLEVKQVRGAILIGVLSVTALAWAFGLVHWTPLAGGFGPLRDTALHLDIRGALGEGLLEIIFVFFFVDLFDNLGTLVAVTKRAGLIEADNTVPRLNRILFTDAVSTVFGSLTGTSTVTSYVESTAGVAAGGRSGVTAIVTGVLFLCAIAAVPIVGMVPAAATAPALIIVGALMVGTVTEIRWHDPLVAVPAFLTLVLIPLTYSIANGLGFGVIAWAVLHLFTGKFRRQDWLLYILAALFLARFIYLGVG; translated from the coding sequence ATGCTCAAACAGCTCGAAGGCTACTTTGAATTCCAGCGGCTCGGAACCAACTGGCGAACCGAAATTGTCGCCGGCCTGACTACGTTCCTCACGATGGCCTACATCGTGCTCGTGAATCCGAATATCCTGCACGAAACCGGCATGCCGCTGGCCGCGGTAACCGCAGCAACCTGCCTTTCAGCTGGATTCGCCTCCATCCTGATGGGCGTGTTCGCGCGTTACCCGCTTGCGCTCGCGCCGGGCATGGGACTGAACGCCTACTTCACCTACACCGTCTGCCTGAAGATGCACATCCCCTGGCAGATCGCGCTGGGCGCGGTTTTCTTCTCCGGCGTGCTGTTCCTGCTGCTGACGGCAGCAGGCGTACGGCAGATGATCCTGCGCGCCATTCCGCCCGAGTTGTACGCTGCCGTCGCCGGAGGAATCGGACTCTTTATCGCCTTCATCGGCTTCCAGCATGCCGGGCTCATCGCCGCCGACCCCAACACCATGGTGACGATGGGCAACATCCGCAATCCCTCATCCGTCCTCGCGCTGCTTGGGTTGCTGATCATGGTAGTGCTTGAAGTGAAGCAGGTGCGCGGAGCCATCCTCATCGGCGTGCTCAGCGTGACCGCTCTCGCCTGGGCATTCGGCCTGGTGCACTGGACACCGCTTGCGGGCGGATTCGGTCCACTGCGCGACACGGCGCTGCATTTGGATATCCGCGGCGCGCTCGGCGAGGGGCTGCTCGAGATCATTTTCGTCTTCTTCTTTGTGGACCTGTTCGACAACCTGGGCACGCTGGTCGCTGTGACCAAGCGCGCCGGACTCATCGAAGCTGACAACACGGTACCGCGCCTGAACCGGATCCTGTTCACCGACGCCGTCTCTACGGTCTTCGGATCGCTGACCGGCACTTCGACGGTGACCAGCTACGTGGAGTCAACGGCGGGCGTAGCAGCGGGTGGACGATCAGGCGTCACGGCGATCGTCACCGGCGTTCTGTTCCTTTGCGCCATTGCCGCGGTCCCGATCGTCGGCATGGTGCCCGCAGCCGCCACGGCTCCCGCACTGATCATCGTCGGCGCTCTGATGGTCGGCACGGTCACGGAGATACGCTGGCACGATCCGTTGGTGGCCGTGCCGGCGTTCCTGACCCTCGTGCTGATTCCCCTCACCTACTCCATCGCCAACGGCCTTGGCTTTGGCGTAATCGCCTGGGCGGTGCTGCACCTCTTCACGGGGAAATTTCGCCGCCAGGACTGGCTGCTCTACATTCTTGCCGCGCTCTTTCTGGCCCGGTTCATCTACCTGGGAGTCGGGTAA
- a CDS encoding cation:proton antiporter has protein sequence MRTLELVSLLVATAAVFGWLSVRVLRVPITIGTMLLTVIVSLVLANLGPLAPGVHSWAEQLANQIDFEDVILRGMLPLLLFAGAFLLDLDQLAREKLPVALLAVPGTVITFLSVAGLMKLLMGAHASWMECLIFGAVISPTDPVAVLEMLRRVGISKSIESQLAGESLFNDGIGAVLFLTMIAIARGAAPTAWSVGWLLLLQAGGAILLGIAAAWITSQLMCRVLSYQIDILLSLSLALGGYVLAANWRLSAPLEAVVAGLALRHFNRKQPQGRIADDRLDEFWTMTDEVQNSLLFVLLGLEVISVTLNPLSIRAGGSAIVAANLVRFAVVAVCALIIHLCQKQRRRAVFLMTWGGLRGGISIALALSIPPAIGGSWILGATYLVVVFSILVQGGSMHVMMTRRTRQDVAHV, from the coding sequence GTGAGGACGCTCGAGCTAGTCAGTCTGCTAGTGGCTACGGCCGCTGTATTCGGCTGGCTGAGTGTGCGCGTGCTGCGCGTCCCAATCACCATCGGCACGATGCTGCTCACGGTGATCGTCTCGCTGGTACTGGCCAACCTCGGCCCACTCGCGCCCGGCGTGCACTCGTGGGCCGAGCAGCTCGCGAACCAGATCGACTTCGAAGACGTCATCCTCCGCGGCATGCTTCCTCTGCTGCTCTTCGCGGGGGCGTTCCTGCTCGATCTCGACCAGCTCGCGCGTGAAAAGCTGCCGGTCGCGCTGCTCGCGGTCCCTGGCACTGTCATCACGTTTCTTTCTGTAGCCGGTTTGATGAAGCTGCTGATGGGCGCACACGCGTCGTGGATGGAGTGCCTGATTTTCGGCGCTGTGATCTCGCCCACAGATCCCGTCGCCGTGCTGGAGATGCTGCGCCGCGTTGGTATCAGCAAATCCATCGAGTCGCAGCTCGCCGGCGAGTCGCTGTTCAACGACGGTATCGGCGCGGTGCTGTTCCTCACCATGATCGCGATCGCGCGTGGAGCCGCTCCCACCGCCTGGTCCGTCGGCTGGCTGCTGCTGCTCCAGGCCGGCGGAGCCATCCTGCTCGGCATTGCCGCCGCCTGGATCACATCGCAGTTGATGTGCCGGGTGCTCTCCTATCAGATCGATATCCTGCTCTCCCTGTCATTAGCACTCGGCGGCTACGTTCTCGCCGCCAATTGGCGTCTCTCGGCGCCACTCGAGGCAGTGGTCGCGGGACTCGCATTGCGCCACTTCAACCGCAAGCAGCCGCAGGGCCGCATCGCTGACGACCGCCTCGACGAGTTCTGGACGATGACCGACGAGGTGCAGAACTCACTGCTCTTCGTCCTGCTCGGACTCGAGGTGATCTCCGTGACCCTGAACCCGCTGTCGATCCGGGCCGGCGGATCGGCGATCGTCGCCGCGAACCTGGTGCGCTTCGCGGTAGTCGCGGTTTGCGCGCTCATCATTCATCTGTGCCAGAAACAGCGCCGTCGCGCAGTCTTCCTGATGACGTGGGGCGGACTGCGCGGAGGCATCTCGATCGCGCTCGCCCTCTCAATCCCGCCAGCCATTGGCGGTTCCTGGATCCTCGGCGCGACCTACTTGGTCGTTGTGTTCTCCATCCTGGTGCAGGGCGGATCGATGCACGTGATGATGACCCGTCGGACCCGCCAAGACGTGGCTCACGTGTAG
- a CDS encoding GH39 family glycosyl hydrolase, which translates to MHRPTVRALSTCFLLPLTAIAQNPSAQSTQPFTIQVHAAQTTGSYAPIWNYFGADEPNYTYAPNGKQFLTELGHLGSAPVYFRTHNLFTTGNGDSSLKWGSTNVYTEKPDGTPVYDFTITDRIFDTLIAAHVRPLVEIGFMPEVLSTHPEPYRHTFPKGDIFTGWTYPPKDEAKWSKLVEVYAGHLRDRYGAQVHDWLWEVWNEPDIPYWHATWDEYNRLYDLSAAAIRKALPEAKIGGPEATGISDKSEPFLRQFLDHCAHGANAATGETGAPLDFISYHPKGNPKFADGHVTMSVAAQLRAAERGMKILASDPRWRNTPIILGEFDPEGCAACKGPQNAYRNGTLYGVSVAEAEMRLYELARRNRVNLQGAVTWAFEFEDQPAFAGYRELATNGVDKPVFNVFQMMSMLGKPGAQWLAVSSDGARSLNDILGNGVTGAPDVNAVATRNGDEVDILLWNYHDADVKAPPATITLQIDGLKGDLLESEYLVDKEHSNSYSAWLKMGSPEHLDKQQTLRLRSAGALQEVTSDKPVLWGKGEKGRTSLTLQLERQGVALIRLRPRH; encoded by the coding sequence ATGCACCGGCCCACGGTTCGCGCCCTGTCCACTTGCTTCCTGCTCCCGCTCACGGCCATCGCGCAGAACCCTTCTGCTCAAAGCACGCAGCCGTTCACCATCCAGGTTCACGCCGCGCAGACCACCGGTTCCTACGCTCCCATCTGGAACTACTTCGGCGCGGATGAGCCCAATTACACCTACGCGCCCAACGGTAAACAGTTCCTCACCGAACTCGGACATCTCGGCTCCGCACCGGTCTATTTCCGCACACACAATCTCTTCACCACGGGCAACGGCGACAGCTCGCTCAAGTGGGGCTCCACCAACGTCTACACCGAGAAGCCTGACGGCACGCCGGTCTACGACTTCACGATCACCGACCGTATCTTCGACACGCTGATCGCCGCCCACGTCCGCCCTCTCGTTGAAATCGGATTCATGCCGGAAGTGCTCTCAACGCACCCTGAGCCCTACCGGCACACCTTCCCCAAAGGCGATATCTTCACCGGCTGGACTTATCCGCCCAAAGATGAAGCGAAGTGGTCGAAGCTGGTCGAGGTCTACGCCGGGCACCTCCGGGATCGTTACGGCGCGCAGGTGCATGACTGGCTTTGGGAAGTGTGGAACGAGCCCGACATTCCCTACTGGCACGCCACATGGGACGAATACAACCGCCTCTACGACCTGAGTGCCGCGGCCATACGCAAGGCGCTGCCCGAGGCTAAGATCGGCGGGCCTGAGGCGACCGGGATCAGCGACAAATCCGAGCCGTTCCTGCGCCAGTTTCTCGATCACTGCGCGCATGGCGCGAACGCGGCCACGGGCGAGACCGGCGCACCGCTCGATTTCATCAGCTACCACCCCAAGGGCAATCCTAAGTTCGCCGACGGCCATGTGACTATGAGCGTCGCCGCGCAGCTTCGCGCCGCCGAGCGCGGCATGAAGATCCTGGCCTCCGACCCACGCTGGCGCAACACGCCCATCATTCTCGGCGAGTTCGACCCCGAAGGCTGCGCCGCCTGCAAAGGCCCGCAGAACGCCTACCGCAACGGAACCCTCTACGGCGTCAGCGTGGCTGAAGCCGAGATGCGCCTCTACGAACTGGCCCGGCGCAACCGCGTCAACCTGCAAGGCGCGGTCACCTGGGCCTTCGAGTTCGAGGATCAGCCCGCCTTCGCCGGCTATCGCGAGCTGGCCACCAACGGCGTCGACAAGCCTGTGTTCAATGTCTTCCAAATGATGTCGATGCTCGGCAAACCGGGCGCGCAATGGCTCGCCGTCTCCAGTGACGGCGCCCGATCACTCAACGACATCCTAGGCAACGGAGTCACCGGCGCACCTGACGTGAACGCAGTCGCAACCCGCAACGGCGACGAAGTCGACATTCTCCTCTGGAACTATCACGACGCAGATGTCAAAGCTCCGCCAGCCACGATCACGCTCCAGATCGACGGCTTAAAGGGTGACCTCCTCGAATCCGAGTATCTGGTCGATAAGGAGCACAGCAACAGCTACTCCGCATGGCTGAAAATGGGCAGCCCCGAACACCTCGACAAACAGCAGACACTGCGACTCAGATCAGCAGGAGCGCTGCAGGAAGTCACATCGGACAAGCCGGTTCTCTGGGGGAAAGGCGAAAAAGGCCGAACTTCGTTGACGCTGCAGTTGGAACGCCAAGGCGTCGCCCTGATCCGCCTCCGGCCTCGGCACTAA
- the hemB gene encoding porphobilinogen synthase, whose product MSFPDVRMRRLRRNESLRALVRETALEPGDLIYPLFICPGEGVRNPVSSMPGVFNLSIDEAVREAEEAASLGIGGLLLFGLPESKDEEATGAWSDDGIVQQALQALKQSSASKKLVLMADACLCEYTSHGHCGVIKQTGEEWDVENDPSLALLAKTAVSQARAGADVVAPSDMMDGRVAAIRKGLDGAGFSNTPILSYASKFASAFYGPFREAADSAPQFGDRRSYQMDGANAREAMREIELDLAEGADMILMKPAMPYLDIVRAARDRFDVPMGAYQVSGEYSMLHAAFQRGWLDQNRTMLESLLGIRRAGADFIVTYFAKDAAKLL is encoded by the coding sequence ATGAGCTTTCCCGACGTCCGTATGCGCCGTCTGCGCCGCAATGAATCGCTGCGCGCTCTCGTCCGTGAAACCGCCCTCGAGCCCGGCGACCTGATCTACCCCCTTTTCATCTGCCCCGGCGAGGGCGTCCGCAATCCTGTCAGCTCCATGCCCGGCGTCTTCAATCTATCCATCGATGAAGCCGTTCGCGAAGCGGAAGAAGCCGCCAGCCTTGGTATCGGCGGATTGTTGCTCTTCGGCCTGCCCGAGTCGAAAGATGAAGAGGCCACCGGCGCCTGGTCGGACGATGGCATCGTGCAGCAGGCGCTCCAAGCCCTCAAGCAGTCGAGCGCATCCAAGAAGCTTGTCCTGATGGCCGACGCCTGCCTCTGCGAATACACCAGCCACGGCCACTGCGGCGTCATCAAGCAGACAGGCGAGGAATGGGACGTCGAGAACGATCCGTCGCTCGCTCTGCTGGCAAAAACTGCCGTGAGCCAGGCGCGCGCCGGCGCAGACGTCGTCGCCCCGAGCGACATGATGGACGGCCGCGTCGCCGCTATCCGCAAGGGGCTCGACGGCGCGGGCTTCTCCAACACGCCGATCCTCAGCTACGCATCGAAGTTCGCGTCCGCGTTCTACGGCCCGTTCCGCGAAGCCGCCGACTCCGCCCCCCAGTTCGGCGACCGTCGCAGCTACCAAATGGACGGAGCCAACGCCCGTGAAGCCATGCGCGAGATCGAGCTCGACCTCGCTGAAGGCGCGGACATGATCCTGATGAAACCCGCCATGCCCTACCTCGACATCGTGCGCGCCGCCCGCGACCGCTTCGACGTGCCCATGGGCGCTTACCAGGTATCCGGCGAATACTCTATGCTCCACGCTGCCTTCCAGCGTGGCTGGCTCGACCAGAACCGCACCATGCTCGAGTCGCTCCTCGGCATCCGCCGCGCCGGCGCCGACTTCATCGTCACCTACTTCGCCAAGGACGCTGCAAAGCTGCTGTAA
- a CDS encoding carboxylesterase family protein — MRPDRKTSPGLFCIGVALLLLAGGQIARAKSKPAPASQETGFLNRKVVIKGVTYKFQIYLPEDFRRDDRKQWPIILFLHGRGERGGEGMWQTQIGLPLQVRDHPERWPFIIVMPQCRYPNFWTDPEMLTMAIAALDQETAELHADPLRTYLTGISMGGYGAWELAKMYPRKWAAIAIAAGGPFWSYAPERWQQAATLPGEYARAVGRTPVWMFHGSEDNVVPPREAELMYTALKANGNVRLWIYQGLHHDSWARAYNEPELPKWLLAHRLNPKPEPQPATERLLIPIHPAPQKLPPAILDALVGEYRDSAGHIAATLFRQGDQLLEKDPHGEITELEAESQSSFFYPNGSVWTRLVVERDAQGRVTGLVFRDDRHEEKWERTKTVARTP; from the coding sequence ATGCGCCCTGATCGGAAAACATCTCCTGGCCTCTTCTGCATCGGGGTAGCTCTCCTTCTGCTCGCCGGCGGCCAAATCGCGCGCGCCAAAAGCAAGCCCGCCCCGGCGTCGCAGGAGACCGGCTTCCTGAACCGTAAAGTGGTGATCAAGGGCGTCACCTACAAGTTCCAGATCTACCTTCCCGAAGACTTCCGCCGGGACGACCGCAAGCAGTGGCCCATCATTCTCTTCCTGCACGGGCGCGGCGAGCGTGGCGGCGAGGGCATGTGGCAAACGCAAATCGGCCTCCCTCTTCAGGTGCGCGATCATCCGGAGCGCTGGCCGTTCATCATCGTCATGCCACAGTGCCGCTATCCGAATTTCTGGACCGACCCGGAAATGCTCACAATGGCCATCGCCGCCCTCGATCAGGAGACGGCGGAGCTTCACGCGGACCCGCTCCGTACCTATCTGACTGGTATTTCCATGGGCGGATACGGTGCCTGGGAGCTCGCCAAAATGTATCCGCGCAAATGGGCCGCCATCGCCATCGCCGCCGGCGGCCCCTTCTGGAGCTACGCGCCGGAGCGCTGGCAGCAGGCCGCTACCCTGCCCGGCGAGTACGCCCGCGCCGTCGGCCGCACCCCGGTCTGGATGTTCCACGGCAGCGAAGACAACGTTGTCCCGCCCCGCGAAGCCGAGTTGATGTACACCGCCCTGAAGGCCAACGGCAACGTGCGCCTTTGGATCTACCAGGGCCTGCACCACGACTCTTGGGCCCGCGCCTACAACGAACCCGAACTGCCCAAATGGCTCCTCGCGCACCGGCTGAATCCCAAGCCTGAGCCACAGCCTGCCACCGAACGCCTCCTGATCCCCATCCATCCCGCGCCGCAGAAACTCCCGCCCGCGATACTCGACGCGCTCGTCGGCGAATACCGCGACTCTGCCGGCCATATCGCCGCAACCCTCTTCCGCCAGGGCGATCAGCTCCTCGAGAAGGATCCCCACGGCGAGATCACCGAGCTTGAGGCCGAGTCGCAGTCGTCGTTCTTCTACCCCAACGGCAGCGTCTGGACCCGCCTCGTGGTCGAGCGCGACGCTCAGGGCCGCGTCACCGGCCTGGTCTTCCGCGACGACCGGCATGAAGAAAAGTGGGAACGAACCAAGACCGTCGCGCGTACTCCCTAA
- a CDS encoding serine/threonine protein kinase, which produces MPEPGDILDHYRFDAVVAHSGMGTLLRATDLRDGKTVAVKIPHPEMENDPVLLERFRREEEIGHLLDHPGIVKTLDGEQRSQLYMVLEWVGGRLLRTVLNEERPLDVDRAVALTLLLCDALDAMHKRGIVHRDLKPENVMVTAGDQIKIIDFGIAMKEDARRITHVGATSLLGTPDYISPEQVQGKRGDQRSDIYAMGIMFYEMLTGRVPFSGPNPLAVMNDRLVIEPPSPRAINPKVTPELEEIIYRALERDPRHRYSNAHEMQWDLENQEQVGAEPRGQSSQRKVNVPLAKRINKKTLLYACLLLVPVALFGLMLVLAKH; this is translated from the coding sequence ATGCCTGAGCCTGGCGACATTCTCGATCACTACCGCTTCGATGCAGTCGTGGCGCACAGCGGTATGGGCACCCTGCTTCGGGCTACGGATCTGCGGGATGGCAAGACCGTTGCGGTAAAGATTCCGCACCCCGAGATGGAGAACGATCCAGTGCTGCTGGAACGCTTCCGACGCGAAGAGGAGATCGGGCATCTGCTCGATCATCCCGGAATTGTAAAGACGCTGGACGGCGAGCAGCGCAGTCAGCTCTACATGGTGCTGGAGTGGGTAGGCGGGCGCCTGTTGCGCACCGTGCTGAATGAGGAGCGTCCGCTTGATGTGGACCGCGCGGTGGCGCTTACGTTGCTGCTCTGTGATGCGTTGGACGCCATGCACAAGCGGGGAATTGTGCACCGGGATCTGAAGCCGGAGAACGTGATGGTCACGGCTGGGGATCAAATAAAGATTATTGACTTCGGCATTGCGATGAAAGAGGACGCGCGGCGCATCACGCATGTGGGTGCGACGTCGCTGCTGGGTACGCCCGACTACATTTCGCCGGAGCAGGTGCAGGGCAAGCGGGGCGACCAGCGGTCCGACATTTATGCGATGGGCATCATGTTCTACGAGATGCTTACGGGACGTGTGCCGTTCTCGGGACCGAATCCGCTGGCGGTGATGAATGATCGACTGGTGATCGAGCCTCCGTCGCCGCGGGCGATCAATCCGAAAGTTACGCCGGAGCTTGAAGAGATCATTTATCGCGCGCTGGAGCGGGATCCGCGTCATCGCTACTCGAACGCGCACGAGATGCAGTGGGATCTCGAGAATCAGGAACAGGTGGGCGCGGAGCCGCGCGGGCAGAGTTCGCAGCGGAAGGTGAACGTTCCGCTGGCAAAACGGATCAATAAGAAGACGCTACTGTATGCGTGCCTGCTGCTGGTGCCGGTGGCGCTGTTCGGGCTGATGCTGGTGCTGGCGAAGCACTGA
- a CDS encoding tetratricopeptide repeat protein, with the protein MGYLTGLFYPWGLVLQVAAIIHFIRRRPDTYWLYIVLFLGPVGALVYIAVEVVPDASLLGGSFKAFPRRKRIGRLKLEIHDNPSAGNYEELADLYREDGKLREAREAYDKAISARSSSLDCFYRRGACTLALGDAATALPDLEMVVSKEPGFDFDRAAGAFAQACAKTGQTEKAEAWFQRSVERSTSSEGYLNFAEFLASQGRGGEARQWVRKVLDKKPTMPGYLRRRERPQFRRAAALLKRLPS; encoded by the coding sequence ATGGGCTATCTCACGGGACTCTTCTATCCATGGGGCTTGGTGCTGCAGGTTGCAGCCATCATCCATTTCATTCGCCGGCGGCCTGACACCTACTGGCTTTACATCGTTCTTTTCCTTGGACCGGTCGGAGCGCTCGTCTACATCGCCGTCGAAGTTGTACCTGACGCCAGCCTGCTGGGCGGCTCGTTCAAAGCCTTCCCGCGCCGCAAACGGATCGGCCGCCTGAAACTGGAGATCCACGACAACCCCTCCGCCGGCAACTACGAAGAACTGGCCGATCTATACAGGGAAGACGGTAAACTGCGCGAAGCTCGTGAGGCCTACGACAAGGCCATCTCCGCTCGTTCCAGCAGCCTCGATTGCTTCTACCGGCGAGGCGCCTGCACTCTGGCTCTCGGCGACGCCGCAACCGCTCTGCCCGATCTCGAAATGGTCGTAAGCAAGGAACCGGGTTTCGACTTCGATCGTGCCGCCGGAGCCTTCGCCCAGGCCTGTGCCAAAACCGGACAAACCGAAAAGGCCGAAGCTTGGTTCCAGCGATCCGTCGAGCGATCCACGTCCTCTGAGGGCTATCTGAACTTCGCGGAGTTCCTTGCCTCCCAGGGCCGCGGCGGCGAAGCCCGACAGTGGGTTCGCAAAGTGCTGGACAAGAAACCCACGATGCCCGGCTACCTGCGCCGCCGTGAACGCCCTCAGTTTCGCCGCGCCGCCGCGCTTCTGAAACGGCTGCCCAGCTAG
- a CDS encoding MSCRAMM family protein has protein sequence MKIPWARLVCLVACTTPTWAQKQTANPAAPTATVSGHVYCADTNAPARMATVILQPADAVDAITPGEPKTISSSGETAQTSMDGSFTIQHVAPGTYYVIASQAGYISPLAVRYMGADDPLPKDQKKEAPPSAPRITVEGNLPVAVNVTIERGAGVSGNVLYDDGSPASGIQVSLLTHEKNGWTTIMFSSPVSGSGFFVHTDDQGHYRLTGLPAGKYLLQADLRLSKTTYKVDEHGGSYTSSGNGYSLEIYNGSTMREKDAEPFDLTLGEERRGVDIEIPVSKLHTVRGNILAAHDGHVLNGGSLQLLYPDDKSMVAVTALTDDDDIFNFSFVPEGDYILRVDGASDVEYREISNGPNNWPPTHKEPHVLHQYGPAEQPIHITGDLSAVTISAPDLPTAKAQPAQ, from the coding sequence ATGAAAATCCCATGGGCCCGCCTCGTCTGTCTCGTCGCATGCACCACACCTACCTGGGCGCAGAAGCAGACCGCCAATCCAGCAGCCCCAACAGCCACCGTCTCCGGCCACGTCTACTGCGCCGACACCAACGCGCCTGCCCGCATGGCTACTGTCATCCTCCAGCCCGCCGACGCCGTTGACGCCATCACTCCCGGCGAGCCCAAAACTATCTCGTCGAGCGGCGAGACAGCGCAAACCTCGATGGACGGCAGCTTCACCATCCAGCACGTCGCCCCTGGGACCTACTACGTCATCGCGTCGCAGGCCGGGTACATCTCTCCGCTCGCCGTGCGCTACATGGGTGCGGACGACCCTTTGCCGAAAGACCAGAAGAAGGAAGCCCCTCCATCAGCGCCGCGCATCACCGTTGAAGGCAATCTCCCGGTCGCAGTCAACGTGACCATCGAACGCGGCGCAGGAGTAAGCGGCAACGTCCTCTACGACGACGGCAGCCCCGCAAGCGGAATCCAGGTAAGCCTGCTTACCCACGAAAAAAACGGCTGGACCACGATCATGTTCAGCAGCCCCGTTTCAGGCTCAGGTTTTTTCGTGCATACAGACGACCAGGGCCACTACCGCCTCACCGGCCTTCCCGCCGGAAAGTATCTTCTCCAAGCGGATTTACGCCTCTCTAAAACGACCTACAAAGTAGACGAGCATGGCGGCAGCTACACCTCATCAGGCAACGGTTATTCGCTAGAGATCTACAACGGCAGCACGATGCGCGAGAAGGACGCAGAGCCCTTCGACCTCACCTTGGGCGAAGAGCGGCGCGGGGTCGACATCGAAATTCCGGTCAGCAAGCTCCACACCGTCCGCGGCAATATCCTCGCCGCCCACGACGGCCACGTACTAAATGGCGGATCGCTTCAGCTACTCTACCCGGACGACAAGAGCATGGTCGCCGTCACAGCTCTCACGGATGACGACGACATCTTCAACTTCAGCTTTGTTCCGGAAGGCGATTACATCCTGCGCGTCGACGGCGCCTCCGATGTCGAATACCGCGAGATCTCCAATGGGCCGAATAACTGGCCACCGACCCACAAGGAACCGCATGTGCTTCACCAATACGGACCGGCCGAGCAGCCCATACACATCACCGGCGACCTCAGCGCCGTAACGATCTCCGCGCCCGACCTGCCCACAGCCAAAGCTCAACCCGCGCAATAA
- a CDS encoding ammonium transporter: MNQPLPDTTSAFLFGLLLLAPLAIAGLALVNTGLGRSRSAAQALLGSTVIFAAAIIWFAAIGSIFAGSTHSAVFTAAGKPWNWLGLSPWLLGGSHSASPIDQLRLLFQLLAAGMVGLIPWGAGSDRLRLSAGGLIGGIMAVAVFPLAAHWIWSGWLAQLGINFGLGAGFLDPGGAGAIHVLGGVSALAVIWITGPRKGKFPREGLATAMPAHNTIYVLFGCLVATVGWLALNETGSLLWLQSPAASPSLIGTALNTLLAASGAALATLTVTRYRFGKPDASLCANGWLAGLVTSSACAAVVSPLAALFTGVIAGIITPLLVEVLELAISIDDPTGAIAVHGASGLWGLFAAGLFAPQHGEFLAQMVGIAALLGFFLPLVYGIFAVANRLLPFHVDPDGERLGMDLHELGGAAYPEFVIHRDDSYR; this comes from the coding sequence ATGAACCAGCCGCTCCCCGACACCACCTCCGCGTTCCTCTTCGGCCTGCTCCTCCTGGCCCCCCTCGCCATCGCCGGACTCGCCTTGGTCAACACCGGCCTCGGCCGCTCCCGCTCCGCCGCTCAGGCTCTCCTCGGTTCCACCGTCATCTTCGCCGCCGCCATCATCTGGTTCGCCGCCATCGGCTCCATCTTTGCGGGCTCCACGCACTCGGCCGTCTTCACCGCCGCTGGCAAACCCTGGAACTGGCTCGGCCTCAGCCCCTGGCTCCTGGGCGGATCCCATTCCGCATCTCCCATCGATCAGCTCCGCCTGCTCTTCCAGCTCCTCGCCGCAGGAATGGTCGGCCTCATCCCCTGGGGAGCGGGCTCTGACCGCCTCCGCCTCTCCGCTGGCGGGCTCATCGGCGGCATCATGGCCGTCGCCGTCTTCCCCCTCGCCGCCCACTGGATCTGGTCCGGCTGGCTCGCCCAGCTCGGCATCAACTTCGGCCTCGGCGCAGGTTTCCTGGACCCCGGCGGCGCCGGAGCCATCCACGTCCTCGGCGGCGTCTCCGCCCTCGCCGTCATCTGGATCACCGGCCCCCGCAAAGGCAAGTTCCCCCGCGAAGGCCTGGCGACCGCCATGCCCGCTCATAACACCATCTATGTCCTGTTTGGCTGTCTCGTAGCCACGGTCGGCTGGCTCGCCCTCAACGAAACCGGATCGCTCCTCTGGCTGCAATCCCCGGCAGCCTCCCCCTCGTTAATCGGCACCGCCCTCAACACGCTTCTGGCCGCCTCGGGAGCCGCCCTCGCCACGCTGACCGTCACCCGCTACCGCTTCGGCAAACCCGACGCCAGCCTCTGCGCCAACGGCTGGCTCGCCGGCCTCGTCACCTCCAGCGCCTGCGCCGCCGTCGTATCGCCGCTCGCCGCCCTCTTCACCGGCGTCATCGCGGGAATCATCACGCCGCTGCTCGTCGAAGTCCTCGAACTCGCCATCTCCATCGACGACCCCACCGGAGCCATCGCGGTCCATGGTGCCAGCGGCCTCTGGGGACTCTTCGCCGCCGGCCTCTTCGCCCCCCAACACGGAGAATTCCTCGCCCAGATGGTCGGCATCGCCGCCCTGCTCGGCTTCTTCCTTCCGCTTGTCTATGGAATCTTCGCGGTCGCCAACCGACTGCTCCCGTTCCACGTCGACCCCGACGGCGAGCGCCTAGGCATGGACCTCCACGAACTCGGCGGCGCCGCCTACCCCGAATTCGTCATCCACCGCGACGACTCGTACCGGTGA